The Ptychodera flava strain L36383 chromosome 16, AS_Pfla_20210202, whole genome shotgun sequence region gcattttgtggtcatgtgagaaaaagaatctcacacaccaaggacctggatcagattctcacactcgttggggaattTTGTCtgacactcgcctgcggctcatctgagacaaaatatcccctaTTCGTgcgagaaatctgatcccaggtccttgggggtgttaGATTCTATTATTCCCGGACTCCCTTGCGTAGTTAAAATAGAAGCATTAGCCTTGCCAACATGACGCATAATGTATAGTATGCAATTTTCCCGGCCAGAATTCACTGGTCATACAATAACGATGAGCATTTTACTCAGACATGCTTTGACGACGAGTCAGGCATTATCCGTTTGGAAATTGAAATTAATGAAGTAGAGAACAAAACTTTATGATAGAAAACGcagcaaaattactgaaaaatacaCAGATAGTTTCAGCTGGTAGAGCTTGAACCTATCGCTGTGAATGTCACTGTCAGTATGTAATTACCATCTCAAAGCTAAGAATACTGTCCTCTGAATGCGGATCTTCTTCGAAACATAGTGGACAATAACTTCTTCGGGCATCACTGTAAGGAAAGGGAGATCAATTGACTAAAACTATGTCGACATCTGTCAAAACCGAGTCTGGATTCTTCTGACAGAGataggaaatatatttaaatttgaaaaggaaacaatactttggagaaaaaaaatctttatcaATACAAATATTCGTATAATAAGGCACAGAAGAAACTCGTCAAAGTCAATGTTCTAGCTTTGACAACTAATTGTCAGaggaaatataaacaaacattgACAGTCACCATGAACAGTGAAAAGTAGTACTATCTATACTGCGCAGTGCACATTAGGGCAAAGTGCCTGACTCAAAGacaatagtcgcgccagcggctactgactacgcatgcgcatgtTCAAATAtactatacctgcactgctgcagggttttgacgtcgtgtacgtacgtgaagtgctttcatcagagggaaactgggcatagttgtcatacaaacgtgtatagcaagtaacaattaattctattttatcatgaatcaatacaaataatattgccaatcttaacccctggcgcgacaccaagggctgagccctatataatattagtttTTCACTAAAATGCCGGTTTTATTACGAGTAGCAGCTTGAACTACAGTGCAAATGCTAAGGCTGATCGATCTAATTGACTAAGCAGGCAAACACTAATTTTGCACTTTACAGTTTTCAGCTCAATTTGCCAAACGAACATTAACAGTATCGTCTGGAATGAAGGTCCTCGTACCGGGCCGAAAAAGGGAATAAAGGAAAGTTCCGCATTGTATCTCGACCAACAATAGTTGCCAATTGTGCGTGTTTGGACGTCAGCAAATACTTCATATTGGTTTTATACTGAAGGGAGTGTTATAAGATTGTATTGAGTGTTGCAATTTCATATTCAACTTCTTTCTCAACATCGAAAAGGCTAGTgtctttgaatttaatttacGACTGTACAGACTATGATTTATTGTATCATCAACTTTGAGAATTATTTCTGTATTGAAATATGTGTACGTAACCAACGCAATCATATAATTCCGTGAGGCATCCATGATGCCAAACCAATCAACCGTTTTTTtggcctatgtatgtatgtccagtACCTCTAAAAATCAATAGCAGGCATAAAGATCAGAAGACTACTGATTTTTGTCTGAGATGGCAATGGAACGAAATGACACGATAGGACTGCATCCCCTCCTAGTTAATTGCAAATCGATGGTAATATATTTTTAGCACGCGCGCACCCGATGTGCATCGTTACTTCCGTCAAATCGTTTGACttgtcaaatatttataaaGATTGCACGGCATAAATTGTGTTAGTATTATGAATGATTGGAATGTAGTGTGAAATAGGTCAGGATTAAATGATTCGCGGAATGTAAAAAACACTATGACGAGCTTCCAATTTAATCATTCTATTATTTCATCAGTTATATGTGTCGAAATATGAGATTTTCGGGATTTTTttgagtacatgtacatctcaatTCTTTCATCTATTAGAATTTTCGATTTCAAAAACATAGTGCTTTTGATTGAATGGTAAACTTGCCATGtcggtaaaaaataaaaaacggaAGTATTCGCTTGCGTTCATACCATGACGAATAAAGTGTCCCGCGGAATCGCCGTCAGCAAATTTGGAattctttttttgaaattgcGGCAAATATTTACTTCTGCCTTGCAATTGTTTTAGTGCTATCGGTGATAGCGCCCTTTAGTCTAGCACGTTTTCGCGCGCGTGGGACTTTGAATAATACTTTTATATGGAGTTCGTACAGGGCAAGACTGTCCTTAGTCGTTTGGCTTTTCTCTGGCGTAAAGAATTTCTTCTGTCTGCAGTTCCTGTATAGGCAATGCCTGTATTTTTGTGGACAATCTGTGAAATCTAGACTTCAAGTCATAAGTAATAATGCGAGCTTCTTCTGGTTCGTAAAAAATCGCTCTTCGCCTCTGAAGctttgcaaaaaaaacaaacaaaacaacgaggaacaataacattttttctctagccttatgaTTAAGTTCTTACCTGACACGATCCTTAATACAGGTGATACAAAATCTATGTCCACACATGTTTTGTCGTGGATCCCTGAGACTGAACTTGCAGTGTATGCACTTGTACTTTTCTTCTTCATCGTATGTCACGGTTAGTGCAAGTTTTGAATAGCCTGGCATTGAATAGATTAATGATAAACTCTGCCAAACTAAATGGACAAGAAATCAGGGTTAGCATAGATGCAGAGACTCGTTGTCATCGTAAGGTTGTAAGGCAGGCAGCCACGTACGtccgtacgtatgtatgtatgtatgtacgtatgtacgtacgtatgtatgtatgtatgtatgtatgtatgtatgtatgtatgtatgtatgtatgtatgtatgtatgtgtatacgtACGCGTTTTATATGATTATATACTTGAATGTACATACACTCCAAGTTAGAGCTTactaagcaataacccccgccgctgGAGGAGTATATAGGGGCCTACACTCGATAATAGGTTCAATtcccgtgaaaatttcaccaaaaggGTATTTGGGtcaaaaagaccaaatatgatatcgatttcactgccccatgtttccatggtaaccattttaggggttgaaaattttagtttttctaatatccaatgaaaagttactttgattgatatgaaagttATCTAGcggggggatttcgggtcagagaacacaaaaaccagacttattttaatgttttgagttgccatggtaactattctgggattgaaaatgttactttttccctaattcctattaaagaactattgattgatgtaaaaattgataataagggtttttctggttagcacacaaaaaaaatcacactcattttaatgtgagatgtttccatggcaaccattcagaagtaaaaattaccagtttttcaaagattccatctaaaatccaggaatcaacagaatgtgttatatcaaagggatattttgggttagaaagaccaaatatccagtgtaaaaatccagtaatcaacagaaatattataccaaagggttatttcgggttagaaagacaaaatatgatatccatttttactaccctgtgtttccatagtaacctatttacgttttaaaatttcaattttttcctaagtccattaaaagtaatcccagttactatgcaaatgttctcctaagtgtatttataacagcatgaactccatgttcatttttgttttatgttgccatagtaaccatttcggtaaccacagtttttttatttaaaaccatagaccctcgagagggtctatgttaaaacataattcactgttttttatttattttatggatttctaagtaacaacttttaacatttgttctataataataataataattgtaatttctttgccttcattctagaaagaataataaagaaaatgtatattggggccattttggtcaaaattatgttttccgttaattttagtgtgttagaattaattttacatagaccagaaataatttttcaagcatttttaattgtgtttcatgcagtcatcccaaataagtgttatatagtatattactaacttattatgcatttatcgattatgccttcaaattaattttatgtgctgaaattaattctactagtatccgaacccaatcttccttatcacccaatgtaccatatatttatcacaagcagtaacagtagcgcacagttttttttgttttatttaaaacataattcactggtacttatttattttatggatttataattaacgacgtataataatgttcattttataataatttattttgatttctttgcctcattccaggaagaataatgaagacaaattatttctgattgtttaactaaagtaaaattatggccatgtagtggtgcattattttttgtgtgacctggcgtgaccccataaactctatgattctgattattagctagatctcccctttccatggtagcaatggctaaatttgaacatggtccctgtatacctgtaaacatttttttaaacccagcaggccaagacaatgggaaatattacaagttaaatgtttcatgtttaatattgcccagggctcgaaattaacttttttccctggtagtccacttgggcaaccatattctgaagttggtagcctggtgacactggctggtagcctatgcatattttagatcaggggtatctttttcgttaaccagacaagaaagggctattttacaaggttctgcccatgaagtgaattttctagtctttcgATGTGTATAcatgcacacctttaatgcccaaggaaacaggtgtaatggacgacagtgggactcaaaagttttgtgacctgtaaacaacccgtttcactctcacagttgtatgcaaattttaaaagtcgccatgacaacatgacaacaatatggccttttcagcactgagacatactgtagcagggcttaaaatagaccatggcccttctgtttggaggaggcataatttccgtgtcattgtgattgatacattattatcaaaatgcaacgagaatgcgtttttattggccatcgtttcctgtgcctgtcattcaagtacgtcagttcagatatggaaactttgttgcaaagttccaacgcacggccggtcgtctccagaacaaagtcatactatggcaaatttctatgcccagctgggtttgactgcatttatctagctcgtcccaaagtgacggacgcatctttcaacctttcagcttggtgaaaaacgcatttattgattcgccaaaggcctgtggactcgcttatttttgcacaagtgctacatggacataggaaaaagtttttgaatactcactgtttcagtgaatccgccatgatgagagttctcaaatcaaaaaatgttgccgagctcgaatacaaatgtcttctcattaaattacgtcattgttatacaagagttagcattccaaagtctgtcaccctgattttttcaaagtttggagaaggccggcatttccatctgaatgattgaacgacttgaaacgcaaaattccatcgcatattatctggcaatatgtacagtagaaatactgtatactgtCGCTctaggtacgtataagcttatactccacaaaatggccacaggcggcttggactttctgaaaggatttcctaaacgtcctatttgtcaccttagggactcacttgttattatgtcctgaaaagtattctctgcagtaatttcagtttctgtcaacatgcaaagctcaacgacaagattataaaACGAGACGTAGGATAGTGTACAgacgacacattcacgcgcagataaactcaattgcgcatgctcatattggcagactacactggcaaacgagtgcgcatgcgtgaaggtatatttacAGCAAATACACTGGAATAGACTCTCCGCACTCGCTGtgctttgttttgtgcgcgcccacgactgccacgaagGGCCTGCAatcgaacacctctttttcagaattcccacagcttcaatgaactgtaattagatttctatataatacttatagcccctaaacttgtaataataataataataataataataataataataataatgataataataatttctTGTTCAAAGACTACACAACTTGTCTCAGCGGTCTGTACATTGCAGAAAATTACAGGTGGAAATATAAAAGTcgaaaatgatacaaaataacTCAGTGAAAAGAGTGTTATTAAAAAAATCGATAAAACAAGCAAGCTTAAAGCTAGACAAAGGAATCCAACGATAAAACGgcaaaaaaagtattttaaaactttcactgaaaatgataaaaaataaaaaaaagcagGTAAAATTATATCTAAGTCAGCAGTAGCATTTACGAATAATAACGGTTTTAAGAGACTTCTTAAAAAGACCGAATTTGTCATCCGAAACTCGGACAGCAAACTGTTCCACAGTTTAGGGTCATACACGCTAAAAACTTTATCACCATATGTTCTAGAAAGTTGTTTCTCGTgatctttgacagaaaataGTCAGGAGGATTCAATGTTACACCGACACTCCATCGTATATGTACTGGACGATCGATTGTTACCAGTTCTGATAAGTAGTTTGGGACTAATTTACCTTGTTGGACAATTTTAAAACGTATTCGTTCTTCTACTGGGAGCCTATGTAACTCCTTGAGTATAGGTGTCATAGCAATTTGACGGCCCTTCTTCCGTCCAGTTACCAAAGGAGCAGCAGAGTTCTGAATGTGTTGAAGCTTGCAATTGCTCAATTTACATGAAGGTAGGCCAAAAAGTAGCCTGTTACAATAATCTAACTTCGACGTGACAAAAGTGTGAACTAATTTTTCAGCACTGGACTGGTCTGACAATTTACGAATTTTACTTATCCGCCAAAGTGAATGAGGTGCCACTCTACAAACATAGCGAATATACTCGTCCATGACACCAAACGAGTCAATCATCTCGCCAAGGTCACGTTCAGCAGTTGATGGCGAAATCGTGGCCTCACCTATTCGTACATTCATGGAACAAAATTGTGAACCAACCGTACAATTTCGGGAGTAAACCAGACAACCTCCGTCTTCTCGTCATCCTAAGTGCCAATTTATTAGATATCGTCCAATTACAAATTTAATCTACGCATGCCTATATGCACGCAACAATGGTGGAGCTGGTAAGGATGTCACAAGCAATGTACAATCCAGAATCATCTGCATAATTATATAACAGAATTTAAGCCATGACGTGTGATGATATCATCAATCGGAGTCATGTACAAAGCAAACAATACTGAACCCTGAGGTACGGCATACTTCAAAAGGCATTTGTCAGACACCATCGACTTGACAGAGACCTGTTGTATTCTACCTTTCAGAAAGGATTCAAACCATTTTAAAgcaaaaaaattgctgaaacgGGAAAGTAACCTACCCATGAGAATGTAATGGTCAATGGTGTCGAATGCTGCTGACAAACCCAAAAGAACCAGGACGACATGATGGTGTTTATCGAGAGCGAGCATGACATCGTTCGACATGCGTTTAAGTGAAGTCTCGGTGCCATGCTCCTCGCGATAAGCAGACTGAAAACGACCGTACAAAGAGTTTTCGGACCGATaacaattaacacgattggaactaatttgggataattggatggtgaagtactgtctgtttaatctgcaaatgtaagctcatctacttttctttttaagttatctACTTGTTTGTATGAGTAATTCGTAAtcttgcaacattcagctatagggcacctaacattttttagaaatttgaaaaatatgaagatccaattatcccaaattagttctaatcgtgttaatTTGAACGAAGAAAGGTACACTTCCCCAAAAACGTGTCCAGAAAACTACAATTAGTTACAGATCGGTAGTTTTTCATTGTATTACAATCAAGTCCACTAAATTTCTTAATGAGTGGACGAACAATGGCTGTCTTGCAATCAGTTGTAAAAACACCAGAGGAAAAAGAATAATTAACAATACGAAGCAGAAATGGGGCTAATTCATTAACACGCGCTTTAACCAGCTGTATGGGAATGGATCTAGTTGACACGATTTAGAAGGCATCTTACTATCGATAGAAATCACAACATCAAGGTTCATGTGGAGCTAGTTCTGATACAAGAATGGTTCAATACTGAGAGGACTAGGATTTGCAGTTTTTTCGAATGTCTACTATTTTCTGTTCCAACATCTTTGCAAAGGCATCTGGTAATTGAGATAGTTCATGATTATTTGGGAGAATGTCGGAAGCAGATTTCTTTGCACCGGAAATGTCATCAACAACTCGGAATAGTTCCTTGGTATTTgcgttttcaattttatttcgaTGAAACGACACTCTCTCCAAATCCAACTTTATGTTGTACTCAACACGAGCAGCGATAAAAATCTGTCTGTCAATTTCAAGTTGTTCAAGTGATCTCAGAGCCTTAGGTCTTCTGTAAACCATTCGGCACGTGGTTTCTGCACGACAGTTCTCTGTTTTGCAGGAGCATGCAAATCCAACAGACTTTTCAATGTAGAATTTTAAACTTCTGTCAGCTTAATTATCTCATTAATCGACTCAGAATAATTAACTGTACTTGAAATGGAGTGTTTACGATCCATTAAATTAATGCCATTGTTACGCTGTTTCCAGATAATTCTTGTCGGAAGCGGACGAGTGATCATTGACGTGAAATGGACAGCAGAATGATCGGATGGCATTTTGTTGTCAATTATGAAATTTCCTGTATAGCCATGGTTCAGAGGTTCGGGTCAATACAAGGTCTAGAGTATGGCCGTTGTGTACTCCCGAGTACATGTTGAGTTAGACCGAGAGATTGAATAAGATCGCTAAACTGACAAGCATCACTGTCATTTGCATCATCCACATGGATATTAAAATTTCGTTCAATCGGTAAGCAATCAGGTGCAAGTAACAGGCTTCCCACTAAAGTGCCAAATTccgaaataaaattttcacattgaaTATATGTTTCGCTGAATACGGTGGACGATAAATGATGATGACACGAAGGGCAGAACTGCCTGTATAGATAATCACATCCATGGCTTCAAAAGATTAAAACTGGGCACACTTGTTCTTCTTAGTTTCCAGATTAAATCTTGTTATCAGTGTTTTACCTCCACCTTTGCGATTAAAAAGCTGTGCTTGTAATATATTAAAGCCTGATATGGAAGATGACAAATTTGCATCTACCAGGATTCAGGGCAGGATTAGTATCCGTAGTCGCGGATTcactaataaaaaaaatatccgTCGTTTTGGAAATAATTGAAGCACATAAAGCGCTAACTAAatatccaatgcgtaatattattacgcattggattgactctctacgcattttgtcattgttatgaattttctatatacgcattttttgcgtaaacgcaAATAccgttacagtgaattatcttaccgattttttttaacaaaagtaaatgtGTTTTTATTAGAATACTGtcggtattttcaattttccatcctgattcagggctcgaaattaacttttcccctggtagtccacttgggctaccattttctgaagttggtagcccggtggcaatggctggtagtccatgcataGTTTAGTTCAGGGGTATCTTTTATCGTTCAATAGACgagaaaaagctatttttcaagat contains the following coding sequences:
- the LOC139114236 gene encoding TNF receptor-associated factor 2-like; the protein is MPGYSKLALTVTYDEEEKYKCIHCKFSLRDPRQNMCGHRFCITCIKDRVSDARRSYCPLCFEEDPHSEDSILSFEMINRDFAIKREMRTLPARCKNDGCNWSGIFQRYVKTSRLYAKFGQR